From the Colletotrichum lupini chromosome 1, complete sequence genome, the window attattaagttaaatataacgttttttactatataaaaatacgatttctaactttatgaaaaataaataaagctaagtattttcaaatattataattttccaaatatttttctaagcttaaatatactatttttagcgttatactaattacataagcttagaaaattcaagtttttataaatactacttattataatataacttaatatttctacataataatacttatattactaataaaaagctatttatataagtttaatttaaatctattaaaaataattaactttaaaattttattttttctaataaataaaagagttatataaCATAGTATAATGTTAGTGTTTGTATAGAAATTACTAGTAAATACTAACATTAAGAAGCATATTTTaaatctaatattattatataatataatgtaaaataatttttttaaaatatttttctatactaaatatatttctttatagcttgtgtatttcttaaaatatttattttttaattattcaTATATATATGGAATAGCGGTTTTGGCTGAATCTGGCCGAATTGGGTGATCTGTCGTAGGGGGTGATCCGTCGTGTGGGGTGGAGTCTTACTAGTGTATTGGAACGGGTTGACGGGTGCGTGTACGTACGTGGTTAATGGGCACCTATGGGGGGAGGGGACAAGGAAAAAAATGGGAAAGTAGGGAACGTGTCCTCGAGTCCTTGGGGAAGCGAAGGCGAGTTTGCCTCCACATCTCTCTCCATTTCCCGGTTTCCAGACCGCACAAACGAGGACTGTGGATAGGAGGAACAGGACAAACCAGGCCAGGCCAGACCAGACCCAGGTGGATGGAGGGTGTATGGCCCATATCTTTCTTCCATCCCACCTTTGAACCTCAACACGGGCCTGATCTCGGATCATACTCACGCTCGCGGCTCACGTCTATAATGCCTCACTTTTTTGGGACCGTTGACGGCTGATTCGGGCTTTCAGCCCATGTCTCTCGAGGCTCGGTCTCACTAAACCTCCCTACGTACGAGTGGTACGGTCATGATCATATGGCTCAGTGCCTTTGCGTCGCGAGAAAGCAAGAAAAAACCCCACCCGTCTCTTATGATGTCGTCTGCGAAGCCAATTACAGGCAACCCACACTCTCAACTCTGTAACCCGCCGTGGGTCGCAGGAACTTACCCAGGCCCCGGTGCCGCTATTGGAGACACTCGGAGACTGAAATCAGTGGTATGCGGTATGTGTATCCGGATGGCCTGTCTTTTAAACGGTGCGCGATGGTGGACAAGCTTCTGGCAGCTCCACTGTGGTGGCTGTAACATTGGCATCCGTCGTCCTCTCGAGCAAGAGTCTCAGCTTTCAAGTGAGTCGAGAGTCTCCCCCTGTATTACTGTGTAAGGCTAGTGGTGAGCATACGGCCGCCGCGGCTTTCTTCTTTCTCCCGCTCCCACATGAAATCATGAAATGCCCAGACTTCCAGAGTCCAGAGGTTGGGGGTTCATATGAGCAAGGGGGGCAATGGAAAGGAAGCAagcaaggcaaggcaggCAAGCGTGTGGCGAGCCAGCACGAGGGCCCGGCCTGGGGTTGCGGTTCGCTGCCGTCCGCGCCGCCCGTCGACGTTCCCGTTCCAGTTTTGCTGTGCAGGCCAGGGCCTAGACCCCTGTGAgatggagaaggagaaggagaaggagactgAGGTGGTCTGTCTGGCTCATGACGGACGAGGGAGCGAACTTGAGCCTGGGTGCGGGCTGTCATCTGCGGATAGACAGAGTGCGGCACGGGTAGTGAGAGGCCTGAGTCTGTTCCGTGGATGAGATAATGGGCAAATGCTAGCATGGTCATTCGGCGGCGGTTGCCACGAGGCAAGGAGAGTTTCTGTCAAATAAGACCTTGTCTCAAATTGTCGGGACAAGATGCGCCGGGACGTAGGAAACGATTTTGTTATACATAAAGACGGGATGCACACGCGCTTGGCCGCTTGCTTTACTTGAGAGCCTCGTTTGGTGACAGCGAGGCATATGGTGGCTGCAGATAAAGTAGCTTCGACGCCAGCCGCCAATTAGGTAGGTATAGCAAGCAGTAAATCTGACGTACGGTGTACCGGGGTGTCTCCACCATCTTAACCACACCTCGTCGAGACTCGACACTGGCGATTCAATTGGTGCTGGAGATCTATAGCGATAGCAGTATCTTGAAGAGAGAATCCCATTGGCAAAGTAGAAGAAGTGTACCCTTCAAACGGCAGCACTGGAGCGTGTGTGTTCTCTGCGGCAGTCGTGGTGTCGATGTTGCGATTATCTCAAAATGTGGGGGCGTGTctaggtacctaggtagaaGAGCGCGGCGTGCCTTCCATGAGATGGTGGACGGAGCATCTTGGAACATGACACTAAGGCccaggtaaggtaccttaggtatgTACATAGCAGGCACGGTACGTACCCTTTGGCACTTGGCACCCACCCATGAAAGACACCAATGTGAGCTTCATGTCCTTGACCAGGGGGCCCCGCCAAACCCCTTGTCCCAAATAATAATTTGGCCCCTCCATCACAGTTGCGGTGCGGGAAGGAAGCAGGAAGTAAcagcgcagcagcagcaagtggcagcagaagcagcaccaccaccaccatcttCCGTCCCCTCGGCCAGCAAGAACCACCAGTCAGTCAGGCATCTCATTACCTACCTCCCTCAGTCAGGAAGCAGGTACACACACCTCGCCTCCCAGTCGAGTTCGGTACCTGGGCAGTCTAGTCCTGGTGTGTGTCCCCTTTTTCTCTGGAACCGCTCGAAACCAAAAACCCATATCTACAGCAACGACCACGGCTACCACCTCCCGCGCGACTTTTCTTTCCTCCTCCTTCCTTTCTTCGCTGCCAATCCTCAACTTCGCTTTCTCTTCCCCCTCGGTGCATCACTTGCTCCTTGATCTTGCAATTCTCCTCTTGTTGCCAGATCTTCCTCCACAAGAGCCGCTCTCTTTCTGTTGCTGCTTCCCCAACACCTTCTACACACATCCCCCACCATGGCTGACATGTGAGTTATTCCTCCTTGTCCCCTTTCCGTCCCAAATGTCTTTCGCTTGCCCATTGCGCCCATTCCAGAGCCACGGCTCCGGATCTGCATGGCATTCCAGACGCCCAAATCATTGAAGAATCTCGACTGACTGTGTTCCCCCTCATTTAGCAACGTTGACGTCTTGGTTATCGGCGCTGGCCCGACCGGTCTCGGTGCTGCGAAGCGTCTGAACCAGATTGTGCGTCCTCACCGCCAAATTGCCACTACCCCAGCCCGCCCATTGTTTCAATGCTAACATTGACTGCAGAACGGCCCCTCATGGCTGCTTGTTGACTCCGCTGAGAAGGCCGGTGGTCTTGCTGGCACTGATACCACCCCTGAGGGTTTCGTGAGTGCCTCCTTGTTTCCCACGCTTTCCCTCGCAGCAGCAAGATTGCTCAGGAATCGGGTGTTGTTTAGCCAAAGAAACAATTTCTAACCAGCTTCCAATGAACAGCTCTACGATGTTGGTGGCCACGTCATCTTCTCCCACTACAAGTACTTCGACGACTGCATCGAGGAGGCGCTCCCCAAGGAGGATGACTGGTTCACGCACGAGCGTGTCTCCTACGTCCGCTACAAGGGCATCTGGGTTCCCTACCCCTTCCAGAACAACATCTCTATCCTGCCCAAGGAGGACCAGGTTAAGTGCATGAACGGCCTCATTGACGCCGCCCTCGAGTGCCGTGTCGCCGACAAGAAGCCCAAGGACTTCGATGAGTGGATTCTCCGCAACTGCGGTGAGGGTGTTGCCAACATCTTCATGCGCCCCTACAACTACAAGGTCTGGGCTGTCACCACGACCAAGGTAAGCCTACTTCCTCCATGCGAACAGACCTCTCTTGAGACTGGATCTGCTTGCTAACGTCAATCTCTCTACAGATGCAATGCGCGTGGCTCGGAGAGCGTGTTGCTGCTCCCAACCTGAAGCTCGTCACCGAGAACGTCGTCATGAACAAGGTTGCCGGTAACTGGGGCCCCAACGCCACCTTCAAGTTCCCCGCCCGTGACGGTACCGGTGGTATCTGGATCGCTGTTGCCAACACCCTGCCCAAGGAGAAGACTCGCTACGGCGAGAAGGGCACCGTTGAGAAGGTTGACGCCGAGAAGAAGATTGTCACCCTCAAGGACGGCACCAAGGTCCAGTACGGCAAGCTCATTTCTACCATGAACGTCGACCAGCTCGTCGAGCGCATGGGCAACCAGGAGCTCGTCAGCCTGTCCAAGGGTCTGTTCTACTCCTCCACTCACGTTATCGGTGTCGGTATCCGTGGCGCTCGCCCCGACCGCATTGGCGACAAGTGCTGGCTGTACTTCCCCGAGGACAACTGCCCCTTCTACCGCGCCACCATCTTCTCCAACTACTCTCCCTACAACCAGCCCGAGGCCGACGTCAAGCTGCCTACGCTGTACCTCGCCAACGGCGAGAAGGCTTCCTCTACCGAGGCCAAGGAGGGCCCTTACTGGTCCATCATGCTTGAGGTCTCCGAGTCCTCCATGAAGCCCGTTGAGCAGGAGAAGCTCCTCCAGCAGTGCATTCAGGGTCTTATCAACACCGAGATGATCAAGCCCGAGGACGAGATCGTCTCCACCTACCACCGCCGCTTCAACCACGGCTACCCCACCCCCTCGCTCGAGAGAGAGGGAGTCCTCAAGGACCTCCTTCCCAAGCTCCTCGACCAGGGCATCTACTCCCGTGGCCGCTTCGGTTCCTGGAGATACGAGGTCGGCAACCAGGACCACTCTTTCATGCTGGGTGTCGAGGCCGCCGACAACATTGTCAACGGCGCCGTCGAGCTCACGCTCAACTACCCCGACTTCGTCAACAGCCGCAAGAACGAGGAACGTCGCCTTGCCGCGTCATTCGCCTTCGGCTCCCAGGCCAACGGCATTCCCTCGCACAGCAAGTAAGCCTACCGTATGGTGGCGGAAGCTGTTAGAAAAGGAGGCAAAGAATTGCATTGATTTTTCAAGTTTCGTTGCTATAAAGCAATAGAAAGAAGCATGACCATGACCAATGGAAGGAGGCAAGCTCAGGAAAAAGGGAGCTGCTTTTGGCTAAGCATAAAGAGAATACCTGGGAGTTTTTACGATGTTGAATTGGGGCGGGGGAGGGAATATCATCCGGTGCGCCATACCCACGATGTTGATGTTGAAAGTCGTGCGCAGCTGTAGGCGTGGGGGGCCAGCTTGCCCTCGAAAAGGAATACCTACATAGAGTATAGATGTTTGGCTTCTACAATCTCACACCATTCGAGCATTTGTTTGTTCCACTCTGATATCGTCTTGTCGTCTCCCGTGTGGCCTCGGCGTCGGAGGTGCGTCCGGATAGCTGCGACCCTTGCATATGAAGCTGTAGTGTGACTGATGCGTAATGGGCATGCCAACGGAAACGGTCCGCCATCCGGTCGAACTAGCGTCTATCTGACAAAAAGTCACGATCCAGTGAGCCGTTGAGTTTGGCACCCTTGTCTCTGGCGTCTGACATGTCCTTGTTTGCTTGTTTTCTCGTTTCCCCCATTCTACTTAGTCAGCGTATTTCAAGCCTACGAGGCTCAAGTCATCAGAAGCAAGGAATCGAGGCTACCCATCACAAAATTCGGATGAGTTGATACGAGATTCTGCATCTTCGTCGTCTCCGTAAGTGCGACGCTGATTCTTGATATTTAGCTATGGAGTTCAGAGGAAACTGGTTCAGGGACCTATAGTCCTAGGCCAATATTGCACGGGTAACAGGGAATCGGTAGGCAACTCGGTCGTTGCGAGTGCtttattcttagtaatatcccCAGACCCCGCGGGTAAATGGATTTGGGTTATTATCAGACGGAAATCGTGAAGAAAGTGGCGAAGTGGTTTATTGCAGCCAAGCGGGTATACACCAGTTTACTGATttcgtcttcttctttccTCGCACTCTTTTCTACGACGCTAAAGAAGCGACGCAGTCAAAAcacaaaagaaaaaaaaaaactcagGGTCCGAGTGAGGTGGGTAGCATCGTAGCACAGACTAGTTTGGCAGTGCGCCAATGACATCATTTTTTTTGTCTTTTGGCTTTAACTTGTTCGCCCTAAACTCTGAGGATTTTATGCCACGACTCAGGTATCTACAAGAAATcttgaaaaaaaaaagatgttATGGATAGCTTCGATGATTCGATGCTAGTCTCGCCACTAAGTTTCTTGCTCACCGTCCCGCCAAAGACACCTTCGAGAATTTCCCTGAGAGCTGAAAATTTGGTACTAGAAGACTTGGAGGAGCAGGGGTTTGGGTATGTGAATGAGTCGCGACGGCTCCGTCAGTTCCACGGCGgcggtgggggggggggcattTTATCTTATTTCCTTGGTGAAAGAGACGGCGTGGTTTCTACCCTGGTATTAAGAAACGGCTGGATGTTTGGTTCATATTGAGCGCTGGACCCTTTGATTGACTACCCTTACAGTAGGCGGACGTTGGAACCAGTGCTACATAACCTACCACAGAAGATGGGTAAACATGTCTACCTATGCTCTAACAATGACATGGTCAACTTCAGCCTTCGAGCCTTCAAGACTTTGGGCCAGCTGTTAGAATGGAAACGTTCAGCTCCGGCGAATGACCGGGCGTGCGGAAAAGATCAGCAAAGAAGAAGGCCTAGGTGTTGAGACGGGACAGTCAAGGAATCAGCGGTCAACGGTGCTCATTGCAAGGAAAAACAGGACGGGACCCGGGAGGTGGATGGGGGGAGGGAAAGCCGGTGGTGCTAAACTGATAGGTTCCATCATGGCGCGACGGACCTAGCGAGACGGAGAAAGGGCGACGGGTGGAAAGCGGCGGAAACGGACAAAAAAAAAGCAGGGAACAAAGGCTCCGGCAGTTCAGTGTGAGGGTGTGTGGCCAGATCTATCCGTAGATTTGAGAACAGACTGAAGGTTGTCTGTACCTCCATATCTCCCGTCATCTTTCGAGGTTCTGGCGAAAAGGCCGTCGGGAGCTTGGTGGGTGAAAGATGTGAGGCTCGTAGGAGTTTGGAGAGTTGAATAGCATGAGGCACCGCCTGTCGATTGACTGGTGGGCATGGATGGGCATTGAGGGTTTGAGCACAAGATGCTCTGTGTCACCCCAGTTAGCCCTGTTCATCGCTGTGAATGTGGACGGCTGAGAGCTCCGATGATCGACATTTTGTATCTGCGAGCTCGGCCAAACAGACGGTCGAGAAGGTGAGAACGTAGCGACGATTGTTTTTTGTTCCTGCCAATCATTGCCTGTGGTGGATGTTTACCCCTTTCTAGTACTGGATTTTGCATGCCTAATGCTTCGAGCTACCTCTGCCTGCCGGGTACACCATTCATGATTCCATTCGCGTTTATCTGGCGCTGACTGGAGACTGTTTGCCGTTGGAGCACCGGGAGATAGGAGCGAGCGATGATGGGCTGGGAATGCTTTCTGCTCAAGGGCCTAGAGCCCCCAAATAAGTGGATAGCTTCTCTCTTCCTCCACTGCTGTGACCAGGGGTTAGATTGGCATGCATCTTCCTTCTCCTCGTCTTGGTGATCTGTTTTGTTCATCTCTCCGAATTTCAGCGCAGGCATATCCGTTGCGGAGCCTTTTTCACAAGAGCACCAAATTCCTTGTTTGAGACTGCCTTACTGTGTGTTCGTACAGAGGAAAGGAGAAGGGGAACAAGGAGCCGCCTGAGGGGAACGAGAGGAACGAGACAAGGAAAGAACGCCGAGATGTCACTGGCGTGGGTCCTGTTTTTGTTTAACAGAGACACCAACGTTTGCATGTTTGACGAGGGGAGTTTGGGGAGGCGTTTGATACCTTCCATACTGGATTGGATGGCGGCCCCATTCCCTATTTGGCCTCTGACTTATTACGGCACATGCGTGTGTCGGTCTTGAAGTTGTCTGTTTTCTCCGGGTCCCTAACATACAAGCAACATGGGGTGCTCTGTATGCAAGTGCGACTGCTACTGCTACTTCCGGGTGTATGTAAGGTATTCTCTGCTTTCTTGGAACAATTCCGAGAGACAACTGAAAGGTTGCAGTGCCCGGAGTTGGCCTGGTTAGGTTCAAGTTTTCCAGGGCAGGTGGAGGCTTCCATTTCCCTTGAAAGCTGGAGAGATACGTCCCATTGCGAATGGATACCTTACTGAGGATGCCTTAGCACTCAcgtacctaggtaggtaggtagtaaggtaaggtaagtatGTACTCCGTAACAGCTAAGGTGGAAGAGAACTTGGTGCTTGGGAAGGCGTGGGCTTGGTCCCTGGCGCTTGGAAGGTGCCCTTTGCTCCTCTTAAAAATCATTACGTACTCCACTCCTTAAGGGTGCTGCTGCTTCAGAACTCCAGCCTGCCCTTGCCCGCGCCTGTCCAGTGCCGCACCTTAAGCAACCTCCGGCTGCCCTGTCGCCGGATGCCACCATCGCTCAACGTCCCTGTGCAGCGTGCATCCTGCCCCATCTCGATCCTAAGTGGTCAGCAAGACGGCCAAGCAAAGGTCCAGTTCTGTTCGAGGTCCCAGGTGTGAAAGCGAGAGGTTCAAACGGCACCGTCAACGTCTGGTTATTCCTCCTCCGACAGCTGCCCACTCGCTCACCCGTCCGTCGCCCGACGACGCCCTCTAAACCCCTAGTCATTCTTCGTCTTCCTCAGTTCACAGACTGCTGAAgattgctgttgctgctgccttTTCGCCGTATCCATAGCGAGGCCGACCACCCCTCGTCCACCTGATCCGATTGCGCGCGTGCATACCCATACCCGGCCGATGCAAGAGACCTCTCGCATGCACAGAAACATCAACACCATCCGCACTGTAATCCTCCGGTTTACCCAACCCCCGTCGTACAAGTTGCGCCTCGAGCTTCTCATAGAAATATGACATGGACGGTAGTCTCTAGCTGATATTCACGACCCCATCTACGTCAACTTTGACTCTCGCGACGACATCATCGCCGACTGCGAAACAAAGGCCGACGCCGATACTCAAGGAACTGAGCGCCCCTCCAAAATCCCACTCATCCCCACCATCGACAAGTGCACTTGGCCTCCAAGCTCCGGCTTGCGCCTAATGACCGGCCTCGATGATGGACGGCACTGCCATCGTGTCGGACGACCACTTCGACCCTCCCTCGCGCCTTTTTGAGCGCCTTCGCCAGATCGCCGGCTTTACCTGGGACGAGTCCCGGCTTCCCTTCCATACATCTTACGACATCTGGTGAGTCCCGC encodes:
- a CDS encoding UDP-galactopyranose mutase → MKDTNLRCGKEAGSNSAAAASGSRSSTTTTIFRPLGQQEPPSSSVPGQSSPGVCPLFLWNRSKPKTHIYSNDHGYHLPRDFSFLLLPFFAANPQLRFLFPLAALFLLLLPQHLLHTSPTMADINVDVLVIGAGPTGLGAAKRLNQINGPSWLLVDSAEKAGGLAGTDTTPEGFLYDVGGHVIFSHYKYFDDCIEEALPKEDDWFTHERVSYVRYKGIWVPYPFQNNISILPKEDQVKCMNGLIDAALECRVADKKPKDFDEWILRNCGEGVANIFMRPYNYKVWAVTTTKMQCAWLGERVAAPNLKLVTENVVMNKVAGNWGPNATFKFPARDGTGGIWIAVANTLPKEKTRYGEKGTVEKVDAEKKIVTLKDGTKVQYGKLISTMNVDQLVERMGNQELVSLSKGLFYSSTHVIGVGIRGARPDRIGDKCWLYFPEDNCPFYRATIFSNYSPYNQPEADVKLPTLYLANGEKASSTEAKEGPYWSIMLEVSESSMKPVEQEKLLQQCIQGLINTEMIKPEDEIVSTYHRRFNHGYPTPSLEREGVLKDLLPKLLDQGIYSRGRFGSWRYEVGNQDHSFMLGVEAADNIVNGAVELTLNYPDFVNSRKNEERRLAASFAFGSQANGIPSHSK